The proteins below come from a single Pseudocalidococcus azoricus BACA0444 genomic window:
- a CDS encoding HAD-IA family hydrolase, whose protein sequence is MVGIGKNQRPEAIFLDAVGTLFGIRGNVGEIYGNFAAQAGVIVDSTQLDQAFMISFSQAPKLNSSLAMGEELVALERAWWESVAAKSFAAVGALGEFPNFSAFFQTLFDHFALADPWYVYEDVQQVLASWQQMGIRLGVLSNFDSRLYPVLEALKLADFFDSVTISTHVGAAKPDPDIFKIALEHYDLEPIQAWHIGDSWSEDVVGAERAGLGAIWLNRTGKSTPRPGVAFKVVTRLTELSL, encoded by the coding sequence ATGGTAGGGATTGGGAAAAATCAGCGGCCCGAGGCCATATTCTTAGACGCGGTTGGGACACTCTTTGGGATTCGGGGGAATGTTGGGGAAATTTATGGGAATTTTGCCGCCCAGGCCGGGGTGATTGTTGATTCAACTCAATTAGACCAGGCCTTTATGATTAGCTTCTCTCAAGCTCCAAAACTGAATAGTTCTTTGGCAATGGGAGAGGAATTAGTGGCTTTAGAGCGGGCCTGGTGGGAGTCGGTGGCGGCTAAGAGTTTTGCAGCAGTGGGGGCCTTAGGGGAATTTCCAAATTTTTCAGCATTTTTTCAAACTCTCTTTGATCACTTTGCCTTGGCCGATCCTTGGTACGTTTATGAAGATGTTCAACAGGTTTTAGCATCATGGCAGCAAATGGGGATTAGGCTGGGGGTTTTATCCAATTTTGACAGTCGCCTTTATCCGGTTTTAGAAGCCTTAAAACTTGCAGATTTTTTTGATTCTGTGACTATTTCTACCCATGTTGGGGCGGCTAAACCAGACCCGGATATATTTAAGATTGCCTTAGAGCATTATGATCTAGAACCGATTCAGGCCTGGCATATTGGCGATAGTTGGTCGGAGGATGTGGTCGGGGCTGAACGGGCGGGATTGGGGGCTATTTGGTTGAATCGTACCGGAAAATCCACTCCCAGGCCTGGAGTTGCCTTCAAAGTCGTGACGCGTTTAACCGAGTTATCCCTGTGA
- a CDS encoding O-linked N-acetylglucosamine transferase, SPINDLY family protein — MIDQEIADQWLASGFYAPAVTVYECLIAENPDQLAWYQNLGLAYLLQGEEVSAQVAWFTPLDFLSDEEAESYQQSLLNRLTDITAHLESQQKDLEAWLVRQYYRQFEPEHLENLIALIQLEIKLNKLTPASLLAWEFMELLELFGATLSPETLEQFLLALFPCYPDQEIITDCLKIGLRFVADVTGLVLKFSQSAYNHTYLPNYEAAIQLTQRCLVFSPKMLPLWRQLSDFYTDIGQFAPGLVAAQNYNDYCQILAEKVFGQRVLLRALMRQGDHGPEVQACFSRQAQLIQELLAEPALNLTRGQARSLIVALFHWPYVQDQPAQYWAWQTPLAALAQQNLLGTETGQNLAPYSYHQQPITPTRKTRHGDCLHIGYLAHTLRQHSVGWLCRWLFRYHDRQKFKIHLYFLAQGVTPFTQAWFLPHADSWWAGNLVTDLVPQIFQDEIDLLIDLDGGTYEDSAEVLVHKPAPIQATWLGWDATGVPAVDYFIGDPHVLPPEAEQYYSEKIWRLPEVYLAVDGFEIGVPTLRRKDLGIPEDAVIYFTAQNGLKQHPQTLKQQYQILAQVPNSYFLIKLRGEKEILRNLFEAIAQAEGVSVSRLRFLDFDDDEPTHRANLQLADIVLDSYPYNGATTTLETLWLEIPLVTQVGQQFAARNSYTFMVNAGITEGLAWSSQEYVDWGITLGLDAQLRQQVKDKLRQAKQTSPLWDTRRFTRHLEQAYQTMWAQLS; from the coding sequence ATGATTGACCAAGAGATTGCGGATCAGTGGTTGGCCAGTGGCTTTTATGCTCCAGCAGTGACAGTTTATGAATGTCTGATTGCAGAAAATCCAGATCAACTGGCCTGGTATCAAAACCTCGGATTAGCTTATTTACTCCAGGGAGAAGAAGTTTCAGCACAGGTAGCTTGGTTTACTCCTTTGGATTTTTTATCGGATGAAGAAGCTGAGAGTTATCAACAGAGTTTACTCAATCGTTTAACAGACATTACGGCTCACCTAGAATCACAGCAAAAAGACTTAGAGGCCTGGTTAGTTCGTCAATATTATCGGCAATTTGAACCGGAACATCTAGAGAATTTAATTGCCCTGATTCAATTAGAAATTAAACTCAATAAATTAACACCAGCATCCCTCTTGGCCTGGGAATTCATGGAGCTTCTGGAGCTATTTGGCGCAACTCTTTCACCGGAAACTTTAGAGCAATTTCTCCTCGCCCTCTTTCCCTGCTACCCTGACCAAGAAATTATTACCGACTGCCTCAAAATTGGCCTAAGGTTTGTGGCTGATGTCACTGGCCTGGTCCTGAAATTTTCCCAATCAGCCTATAACCATACCTATCTGCCCAACTATGAGGCGGCAATTCAACTTACCCAACGCTGCCTAGTCTTTAGCCCGAAAATGCTTCCCCTGTGGCGACAACTCTCTGATTTTTATACGGATATAGGTCAGTTTGCCCCCGGCCTGGTCGCAGCCCAAAACTATAACGACTATTGCCAAATTCTGGCGGAAAAAGTCTTTGGTCAACGGGTTTTACTGCGGGCCCTCATGCGCCAAGGAGATCATGGCCCCGAAGTCCAGGCCTGTTTTAGTCGCCAAGCCCAACTGATCCAAGAATTGTTAGCTGAACCTGCCCTCAACCTCACCCGTGGCCAGGCCCGGTCTTTAATTGTGGCTCTGTTCCATTGGCCCTATGTTCAAGATCAACCTGCACAATATTGGGCCTGGCAAACCCCCTTAGCAGCCCTGGCTCAACAAAATCTCCTTGGAACTGAAACCGGCCAAAACCTGGCTCCCTATTCCTACCATCAACAACCGATTACCCCAACCCGCAAAACCCGCCACGGAGATTGTTTGCACATTGGCTATCTGGCCCATACCCTGCGGCAACATTCAGTCGGGTGGCTCTGTCGCTGGTTGTTTCGTTACCATGATCGGCAAAAATTTAAGATCCACCTGTATTTTCTCGCCCAAGGTGTGACTCCCTTTACCCAGGCCTGGTTTTTACCCCATGCAGACTCTTGGTGGGCGGGCAATTTAGTCACAGATCTAGTGCCGCAAATTTTCCAAGACGAAATTGATCTTCTCATTGACTTGGACGGTGGAACCTATGAAGATAGTGCTGAAGTTTTAGTCCATAAACCCGCGCCAATTCAGGCCACATGGTTAGGGTGGGATGCAACGGGTGTTCCGGCTGTGGACTACTTTATTGGCGATCCCCATGTCTTACCCCCAGAGGCAGAACAGTATTATTCCGAAAAAATTTGGCGTTTACCGGAAGTTTATTTAGCTGTAGATGGCTTTGAAATTGGCGTTCCAACCCTGCGGCGTAAAGATCTAGGGATTCCGGAGGATGCGGTGATCTATTTCACGGCCCAAAATGGTCTGAAACAACATCCCCAAACCTTGAAACAGCAGTATCAGATTCTAGCTCAAGTTCCCAACAGTTACTTCTTAATTAAGTTGCGGGGGGAAAAAGAAATCTTACGGAACCTATTTGAAGCGATTGCCCAGGCAGAAGGGGTGAGTGTATCCCGGTTGCGTTTCCTAGACTTTGATGACGATGAACCCACCCACCGCGCCAACCTCCAACTGGCAGATATTGTTCTGGATTCCTATCCCTATAACGGTGCGACCACAACTCTAGAAACCCTTTGGCTGGAGATTCCCCTGGTGACTCAAGTTGGCCAACAGTTTGCGGCCCGCAATAGTTATACATTTATGGTCAATGCCGGAATTACCGAAGGCCTGGCCTGGTCTAGTCAAGAATATGTGGATTGGGGGATTACACTGGGCCTGGATGCTCAATTACGCCAACAGGTAAAGGACAAACTCCGCCAGGCCAAGCAAACCTCGCCCCTTTGGGACACCCGCAGATTTACCCGTCACCTAGAACAGGCTTATCAAACAATGTGGGCCCAACTGAGCTAG
- a CDS encoding glycosyltransferase family 2 protein has translation MMFSVVIPSFNQGNYLKQTIASIYQQSDVVFDCYVADGGSQDQTIDILQASADQYPNFRWHSGPDLGQADAVNQAITVTTGEIIAWINSDDIYYPGAFATVAQIFTTNPNVLVVYGLANYIDANNQIIEPYPTQAWNYEALKDICYLCQPAVFFRRTCIEQWGNLNTDLHFCLDYELWLRWGKETKFYYLPKVLAGSRQYSLNKTIGSRVKAHGEVNQMLKQKLGYVPDRHLINYARVQTESQLNLDLSASHQLLHNRPVPKFDLRFWCILIFFILQQYWDWHQFPSLFKVWVLIRLKSKL, from the coding sequence ATGATGTTTAGTGTTGTTATCCCCTCCTTTAACCAAGGCAACTATCTTAAGCAGACAATTGCCAGTATTTATCAACAATCTGATGTCGTGTTTGACTGTTATGTTGCTGATGGGGGCAGCCAGGATCAAACCATAGATATTCTCCAGGCCAGTGCAGATCAATATCCCAACTTTCGATGGCATTCTGGGCCGGATTTGGGCCAGGCCGATGCGGTGAATCAAGCTATTACCGTAACCACTGGAGAGATTATTGCTTGGATTAACTCTGATGATATTTATTATCCGGGGGCCTTTGCGACAGTTGCCCAAATCTTCACAACCAATCCAAATGTTTTAGTGGTGTATGGCCTGGCCAATTATATTGATGCCAATAATCAAATCATCGAACCCTATCCGACCCAGGCCTGGAATTATGAAGCCCTGAAGGATATTTGCTATCTCTGTCAGCCGGCTGTGTTTTTTCGGCGAACTTGTATTGAACAATGGGGGAACTTAAACACCGACTTACATTTTTGTTTAGATTATGAACTATGGTTGCGCTGGGGAAAAGAGACTAAGTTTTACTATTTACCCAAGGTGTTAGCTGGATCTCGTCAATATTCCCTTAATAAAACCATCGGTAGTCGAGTGAAAGCCCATGGGGAAGTGAATCAAATGTTGAAGCAAAAACTTGGCTATGTTCCAGATCGTCACCTCATTAACTATGCACGCGTCCAGACAGAATCACAACTCAACTTAGACTTATCGGCCAGTCATCAACTGCTGCACAACCGACCTGTGCCAAAATTTGATTTGAGGTTTTGGTGTATCTTAATTTTTTTCATATTGCAACAATATTGGGATTGGCATCAGTTTCCGTCCTTGTTTAAGGTGTGGGTGTTGATCCGCTTGAAATCAAAACTCTAA
- a CDS encoding glycosyltransferase family 4 protein, translated as MIINEYLQRRYRVAIDLTPLISTGENGGVNVFSHFLLESLLKLAPHWDIILLTSSNNHGYLTETYQKRVKTYCLKPPIRYANRIVTYSVKLWHFVRQVMGWNRILDQLKVDLLLCPYTNPAFQESGIPTITIVHDLQHLAMPQAFSWQEWLYRQLFFYQLTHRSTHIVCISEFTRQSMSQAFPNSKPKLQVIHHGNYRAKGVPQITEIQKALSKYGLEQNKYFFYPANNWPHKNHRTLLKAFSQYHQHSQNPIDLVLTGAWLQPSCLSSEEEKIYRSHPQIHVLGYVDAQTLESLWQGCFCLLFPSRYEGFGMPLVEAMYYHKPILCSQAASLPEVAGDAALYFHPDDVDDLVQKLLAIQTDTELVHELIAKGQQRLRLFSPTVTAQKYIQLICTTLAALGDDV; from the coding sequence ATGATCATCAATGAATATTTACAGCGGCGTTATCGAGTTGCCATTGATTTGACACCCCTAATTTCAACTGGTGAAAATGGTGGCGTGAATGTATTTAGTCATTTTTTACTGGAATCATTACTAAAATTAGCACCCCACTGGGACATTATCCTGCTCACATCCAGTAATAATCATGGCTATCTGACCGAGACTTATCAAAAGCGAGTCAAGACTTATTGCCTGAAACCGCCAATTCGTTATGCCAATAGAATCGTAACCTATAGTGTGAAGCTCTGGCATTTTGTTCGGCAGGTGATGGGATGGAATCGAATACTTGATCAGCTGAAGGTGGATTTACTGCTTTGTCCTTATACGAATCCAGCTTTTCAAGAGTCAGGCATCCCAACTATTACCATTGTGCATGATCTTCAGCATTTAGCCATGCCCCAGGCCTTTAGTTGGCAAGAATGGTTATATCGTCAACTCTTTTTTTATCAATTAACCCATCGATCTACACATATTGTTTGTATTTCAGAGTTTACCCGTCAATCCATGTCGCAAGCATTTCCCAACTCTAAACCAAAACTTCAAGTGATTCATCATGGTAATTATCGAGCCAAAGGAGTGCCCCAAATTACAGAGATTCAAAAGGCCTTAAGTAAATATGGTTTAGAGCAAAATAAATATTTCTTTTATCCGGCTAATAACTGGCCCCACAAAAATCATCGAACTCTTCTGAAGGCATTTAGTCAGTACCATCAGCATAGTCAGAATCCCATTGATCTAGTGTTGACTGGGGCATGGCTTCAGCCTAGTTGCTTATCAAGTGAAGAAGAGAAAATTTATCGGTCTCATCCCCAGATTCATGTTCTCGGGTATGTTGATGCCCAAACTCTGGAAAGTTTATGGCAAGGTTGTTTTTGTCTCTTGTTTCCATCACGATATGAAGGATTTGGAATGCCATTGGTAGAAGCAATGTACTATCATAAGCCAATTCTTTGTAGCCAGGCCGCAAGTTTACCGGAAGTGGCAGGAGACGCGGCTCTTTATTTCCATCCTGATGATGTTGATGATCTGGTGCAAAAGTTACTAGCCATTCAGACGGATACCGAGTTAGTCCATGAACTCATCGCCAAGGGACAGCAGAGATTAAGGCTATTTTCTCCCACAGTCACCGCTCAAAAATATATCCAACTCATTTGCACTACTTTGGCGGCTCTTGGTGATGATGTTTAG
- a CDS encoding glycosyltransferase family 4 protein produces MTSIGQNLGQMGVPTELPIHFFTIVLNGQPFIEYHLQVFQALELPWHWHVIEGVAELKHDTAWSVAQGGRIDPSLHRNGLSIDGTTEYLDGIAARFPEHITLYRPPPGQFWDGKREMVNAPLRNIQADCLLWQIDADELWTAGQITTTHAHFVRNPDLTAAFYWCHYFVGPHLVVASRYCYSQNPEQEWLRTWRYQPGMSWAKHEPPQLVNLKGEDVSRINPIHHDDTEALGLVFQHFAYVLPEQITFKEKYYGYRDALSQWQRLQSESGFPVFLRNYFAWVTDDTVVDLAAHCGVLPVAVADQAQESRPAWHFRTESELAQIPRPTPNAAPKIAVDAVFFQLLHSGIGRVWRSIFQAWVKSGFAENVLILDRAQTAPRLPGLRYRLIHPYNQEAAGEDSLKLQAICDQAGIELFISTYYTTPIHTPTVLLVHDMIPEVLGFDLTVSGWREKQLAILYASAYLTVSKHTAKDLIRFFPGLDQSQIYLTYNGLDSTFQPANQTQIKSFRTRMGLEKPYFLVVGDRVGFDGYKNIQLFFTAFNQIPNKAELQIFCVGGQSKLEPELAQIVSHESIKMARLTDAELAIAYSGAIALVYPSRYEGFGLPVLEAMACGCPVITCHNSAIPEVAGTAALYVSADDPTDMIQALAKVQIPEVRAGLIQAGLAQSRQFSWTTMAEEVANVLTRVLQQQAEQGETPASFKQKLIWQKFRHLQAELAKTQAPGQDTFGLEHLLFLVQEMESSKFWQLRRMAHKLQKLIGRPGLVDEVIIDLAKPPELQLLQAKQRINWIKTSKFWQLRKRWLKLRQNLGLPGDDPDSPLV; encoded by the coding sequence ATGACTAGCATCGGGCAGAACTTAGGCCAAATGGGAGTCCCAACTGAGCTACCGATCCACTTTTTTACCATTGTTCTGAATGGCCAACCCTTTATTGAGTACCACCTGCAAGTCTTCCAGGCCCTTGAGCTACCTTGGCATTGGCACGTTATTGAAGGAGTTGCGGAACTCAAACATGACACGGCCTGGAGTGTGGCCCAAGGGGGACGCATTGATCCGAGCTTGCATCGCAATGGCTTAAGTATTGACGGCACAACTGAGTATTTGGATGGTATCGCGGCTCGTTTTCCTGAGCATATTACTCTCTACCGCCCTCCACCCGGCCAGTTTTGGGATGGCAAACGGGAAATGGTGAATGCCCCTTTACGGAACATCCAAGCAGACTGTTTACTGTGGCAGATAGATGCGGATGAGCTTTGGACAGCAGGCCAAATCACCACAACCCATGCTCACTTTGTCCGTAACCCGGATCTGACGGCAGCGTTTTACTGGTGTCATTATTTTGTTGGCCCCCATCTGGTGGTTGCTTCTCGCTATTGCTATTCCCAAAACCCTGAGCAAGAGTGGTTACGAACTTGGAGATATCAGCCAGGGATGTCTTGGGCCAAACATGAGCCACCCCAATTAGTCAATCTCAAGGGCGAAGATGTCAGCCGGATCAACCCTATCCACCATGATGATACGGAAGCATTGGGCCTGGTTTTTCAACATTTTGCCTATGTCCTGCCTGAGCAGATTACATTTAAGGAAAAATATTATGGGTATCGTGATGCCCTCAGTCAATGGCAGCGTTTGCAATCTGAGTCGGGGTTTCCGGTATTTTTAAGGAATTATTTTGCTTGGGTGACGGATGATACGGTTGTGGATTTGGCCGCTCATTGTGGTGTCCTCCCGGTTGCTGTGGCTGATCAGGCTCAGGAGTCCCGCCCGGCCTGGCACTTTAGAACCGAGTCAGAACTCGCGCAAATTCCCCGCCCCACCCCGAACGCAGCTCCCAAGATTGCCGTTGATGCCGTCTTTTTTCAACTACTTCACAGTGGCATTGGTCGGGTTTGGCGTTCGATTTTTCAAGCGTGGGTCAAGTCAGGGTTTGCAGAGAACGTTTTAATTTTAGACCGGGCCCAAACAGCCCCCCGCCTACCTGGCCTGCGCTATCGTCTGATTCATCCCTATAACCAAGAGGCGGCTGGAGAAGATAGTCTCAAACTCCAAGCTATTTGCGACCAGGCCGGGATTGAGTTATTTATTTCTACCTACTACACCACCCCCATTCATACCCCAACGGTGTTGCTTGTCCACGATATGATTCCGGAAGTCTTGGGCTTTGATTTGACGGTTTCCGGGTGGCGGGAAAAACAATTGGCGATTCTTTATGCATCTGCCTATTTGACGGTATCTAAGCATACGGCGAAAGATTTAATCCGATTTTTTCCAGGCCTGGATCAGTCGCAAATTTATCTCACCTATAACGGCCTAGACTCTACATTTCAACCTGCGAATCAGACGCAAATCAAATCGTTTCGGACGAGGATGGGCCTGGAGAAACCCTATTTCTTGGTGGTTGGGGACCGGGTTGGCTTTGACGGCTACAAAAATATTCAACTATTTTTTACAGCTTTTAATCAAATACCTAACAAGGCAGAGTTGCAGATTTTCTGTGTTGGTGGTCAGTCAAAATTAGAGCCGGAATTAGCCCAAATCGTTTCCCACGAATCTATAAAAATGGCCCGCTTAACTGATGCAGAATTGGCCATTGCCTATAGTGGTGCCATTGCCCTAGTATATCCCTCTCGCTATGAAGGGTTTGGTTTACCCGTTTTAGAGGCCATGGCCTGTGGTTGCCCCGTGATTACCTGTCATAATTCAGCGATTCCTGAAGTTGCGGGAACGGCGGCCCTTTATGTCAGTGCAGATGATCCCACTGATATGATTCAAGCCTTAGCAAAAGTCCAGATACCTGAAGTTCGAGCTGGTTTAATTCAGGCTGGCCTGGCCCAAAGTCGTCAGTTTTCCTGGACAACTATGGCCGAAGAAGTTGCCAATGTCCTGACCAGAGTTCTTCAACAACAGGCAGAACAGGGGGAAACACCAGCGTCATTCAAGCAAAAGTTAATTTGGCAGAAATTTCGTCACCTACAAGCGGAATTAGCGAAAACTCAAGCACCAGGCCAAGATACCTTTGGTTTAGAACATTTACTCTTCTTAGTTCAAGAGATGGAAAGTAGTAAATTCTGGCAACTCCGGCGGATGGCCCACAAGCTGCAAAAATTGATCGGCCGACCCGGCCTGGTGGATGAAGTGATTATTGATCTAGCCAAACCCCCAGAGTTACAACTTCTCCAAGCAAAGCAACGCATTAACTGGATTAAAACCAGTAAGTTTTGGCAATTGCGGAAACGTTGGCTTAAACTCCGTCAAAATCTAGGCCTGCCTGGGGATGATCCCGATAGTCCATTGGTGTAA
- a CDS encoding glycosyltransferase family 2 protein produces the protein MLKISIITVCYNAEKTIERTIQSVINQKDTKTEYLIIDGASQDKTLDIIQAYQSDIALVVSEPDRGLYHAMNKGIAKASGDYVYFLNADDYLVNEFVMQSVTDFLIKYSQIDVVYGNLQVRYPQREPSLHRPPPPEQILDELICGALPHQATFARRSVLEAMGGFDEQYKIAADYDWFLRLTQQPNVKIGYMPITVASYAIDGQSAQMTKVLPEVYRIQNQFPPYQTPEWQQRRILAYQKQITELRQRESQWSETLAQLTTGGSEEVEVQTLIAKLQAAQATIAAMKTSKFWTLRQKWFQVKKRLGWPGDMES, from the coding sequence ATGCTTAAAATTTCGATTATCACAGTTTGCTATAATGCCGAGAAAACCATTGAAAGAACGATTCAAAGTGTTATAAACCAAAAAGATACCAAGACTGAATATTTAATTATTGATGGTGCATCTCAAGATAAAACCCTAGACATCATTCAGGCTTATCAGTCAGACATTGCTCTTGTTGTGAGTGAGCCGGATCGGGGGCTTTATCATGCGATGAACAAGGGAATTGCGAAGGCATCCGGTGATTATGTCTATTTCTTAAATGCCGATGACTATCTAGTGAATGAGTTTGTGATGCAGTCCGTGACGGATTTCTTAATCAAATATTCTCAGATTGATGTTGTTTATGGTAATCTGCAAGTCCGTTATCCCCAGCGTGAGCCATCCTTACACCGCCCACCGCCCCCAGAGCAGATTTTAGATGAATTAATTTGCGGGGCTTTGCCGCACCAGGCCACCTTTGCCCGCCGATCCGTTTTAGAGGCGATGGGAGGATTTGATGAACAATATAAAATTGCTGCCGATTATGATTGGTTCTTGCGCTTAACCCAACAGCCCAATGTCAAAATTGGTTATATGCCGATTACTGTTGCCTCCTATGCCATTGATGGTCAATCCGCCCAGATGACTAAAGTTCTGCCCGAAGTGTATCGGATTCAAAATCAATTTCCCCCCTATCAAACCCCTGAATGGCAGCAACGCCGGATCCTGGCCTATCAAAAGCAAATTACTGAGCTGCGGCAACGGGAGTCCCAGTGGTCTGAAACCTTGGCCCAACTGACAACAGGAGGCTCTGAAGAAGTTGAAGTCCAAACCCTAATTGCAAAATTACAAGCGGCCCAGGCGACGATTGCGGCGATGAAAACCAGTAAATTTTGGACTTTGCGGCAGAAGTGGTTCCAGGTCAAAAAGCGTTTGGGCTGGCCTGGGGATATGGAGTCATGA
- a CDS encoding alpha/beta fold hydrolase yields MSDVVVRGVSHYYQWICQDASASSEHPKPVMVFLHGWGGSSAYWQTTATALAPDFDCLLYDLRGFGQSQSAPKDQDNPQAYNLPSYVTDLKEFLDGLGLEKVYLNAHSTGASIAALFLSQYPDRVYQAILTCSGIFTYEPLPFALFHLMGGYVVQFRPRWLSQIPGVARLFMSRFLDRPIPQAWQQEFLEDFLQANATAALGLMYSAVSEWAAIQIPQAFARIQTPTLLISGEFDQIIPAPLGQTAAQLNPRVKQIVIPKTGHFPMLEDAATYLAVVNNFLKVPQPHP; encoded by the coding sequence ATGTCCGATGTGGTGGTGCGCGGGGTCTCCCATTATTACCAGTGGATTTGTCAAGATGCTTCTGCCAGTTCTGAACACCCCAAACCTGTCATGGTGTTTTTGCATGGGTGGGGTGGCTCTAGTGCCTATTGGCAAACAACTGCAACGGCCTTAGCCCCAGATTTTGACTGCCTCCTCTACGATCTGCGGGGATTTGGACAAAGCCAGTCAGCTCCAAAGGATCAGGACAACCCCCAAGCCTACAATTTGCCTAGTTATGTTACAGACCTCAAGGAATTTTTAGATGGCCTGGGCCTGGAAAAAGTTTATTTGAATGCCCATTCCACCGGGGCCTCCATTGCCGCCCTCTTCCTCAGCCAATATCCCGACCGGGTTTACCAGGCCATCCTCACCTGTAGCGGTATTTTTACGTATGAACCCTTGCCCTTTGCCCTCTTTCACCTGATGGGCGGTTATGTTGTCCAGTTTCGGCCCCGCTGGCTCAGTCAAATTCCCGGTGTGGCCCGTTTATTTATGAGTCGATTTTTAGATCGCCCTATTCCCCAGGCCTGGCAACAGGAATTTCTAGAAGACTTTCTCCAGGCCAATGCAACGGCCGCCCTTGGGTTAATGTACTCTGCCGTGAGCGAATGGGCTGCAATCCAGATTCCCCAGGCCTTTGCCAGAATCCAAACCCCCACATTGCTCATCTCAGGAGAATTCGATCAAATTATTCCTGCCCCCCTCGGCCAAACCGCCGCCCAGTTAAACCCCCGCGTCAAGCAAATCGTTATCCCCAAAACCGGCCACTTTCCGATGTTGGAAGATGCTGCAACCTATTTGGCTGTGGTCAACAATTTCCTGAAAGTCCCGCAACCTCACCCCTAA
- the efeB gene encoding iron uptake transporter deferrochelatase/peroxidase subunit gives MSLHLGRRQFLGGMVTLVGVGVMGAFSLNQAQAKTVPSDVIPFLGPHQAGITTPDVASALVVALDVTARSTEELQKLFQILTQRIEFLTAGGTWPPLEPKYPPTGSGIFGPEFPADYLTVTVGVGASLFDDRYGLVAQKPIHLKQMPNFPNDRLDPHLCHGDLLLQFCSNHNETNIHALRDILKQLAGLVVLRWQISGFQQPDADPHPHRTTVRNLMGFKDGTANLDPQDKNLMNHLVWVQRNSGEPAWAVGGTYQVVRVIRMFVEFWDRTALEEQEEIFGRSRDSGAPLGYKHEEDIPNYSQDPQGNIIALDAHIRLANPRTSATEANRILRKGFHYSRGVDKAGQLDMGLLFMAFQQDLERGFETVQNRLNGEPLEEYIKPIGGGYFFALPGVPTKNSYLGQPLLMALVRS, from the coding sequence ATGTCGTTACATTTGGGGCGGCGGCAATTTCTTGGCGGCATGGTGACTTTAGTTGGGGTAGGAGTGATGGGGGCTTTTTCCCTCAACCAGGCCCAGGCCAAGACCGTCCCCAGTGATGTAATTCCATTTTTAGGCCCCCATCAAGCTGGCATTACCACTCCAGATGTGGCTTCAGCCTTGGTTGTAGCTTTGGATGTCACCGCCCGCTCCACTGAGGAATTACAAAAATTATTTCAAATTCTCACCCAGCGGATTGAATTTTTAACCGCCGGGGGAACCTGGCCACCCCTAGAGCCAAAATATCCGCCGACTGGATCTGGAATTTTTGGGCCTGAATTTCCGGCAGATTACCTCACGGTCACGGTGGGGGTGGGAGCCTCGCTGTTTGATGATCGCTATGGCCTGGTGGCTCAAAAACCGATTCATCTCAAGCAAATGCCGAATTTTCCCAATGATCGCCTGGATCCACACCTGTGTCATGGGGATTTACTCCTGCAATTTTGCTCTAACCATAATGAAACCAATATTCATGCCTTGCGGGATATTTTGAAGCAGTTGGCCGGCCTGGTGGTTCTCCGGTGGCAAATCTCTGGATTTCAACAACCGGATGCAGACCCACACCCGCATCGGACTACCGTGCGGAATTTAATGGGTTTTAAGGATGGAACCGCAAATCTAGACCCCCAAGATAAAAACCTGATGAACCACTTGGTTTGGGTACAGCGCAATAGTGGCGAACCGGCCTGGGCTGTGGGGGGAACCTATCAAGTGGTGCGGGTGATTCGGATGTTTGTCGAGTTTTGGGATCGCACCGCTTTGGAAGAACAAGAAGAAATTTTTGGCCGGTCGCGGGATTCTGGCGCACCCTTAGGATACAAACATGAAGAGGATATTCCTAATTACAGCCAAGACCCTCAAGGTAACATCATTGCTCTTGATGCCCATATTCGCCTGGCTAACCCGCGCACCTCTGCCACAGAGGCCAACCGGATTCTTCGCAAGGGCTTTCACTATTCCCGTGGCGTTGATAAAGCCGGACAGTTGGATATGGGGCTATTATTTATGGCTTTTCAACAGGATTTAGAGCGGGGGTTTGAAACCGTGCAAAATCGCCTCAATGGTGAACCCCTGGAGGAATATATCAAACCCATTGGGGGGGGCTACTTTTTTGCGTTACCGGGTGTTCCAACTAAAAACAGTTATTTAGGACAGCCTTTATTGATGGCGTTGGTTAGATCCTGA